The Drosophila bipectinata strain 14024-0381.07 chromosome 3L, DbipHiC1v2, whole genome shotgun sequence region TCCAGCTATCCTTAATTATGAAATAGTACTAATAGTactatatattcttgattttTAGGCCTCGAACTTCAACAAGCCATCGATCGGACCCAAGGAGGCTGATAAGAACGTGCGAAACTTCAGCGAGGAGCAGCTGCGCGCCGGCCAGAACGTGATCTCCCTGCAGTACGGATCCAACAAGGGCGCCACCCAGTCCGGCATCAACTTTGGCAACACCCGGCACATGTAGAGACGGAAGTCTGTGCCGCCCCACTCCCCTCTCAGACATTCCGCaataaaagccaaaaccaaaacgcCAACATCTTCCGCAACCGCCAAAGTTTGGCTATCTTTGCTTTTGGGTTTCCACATATTTCACGTTTCGAGATAAATTTTGGGATGAGCCCCTACCACCCCGATAAAACATGATATGATAcagatatatatttatgatgATACcgatttgtatttgtattcaGATTGACCAGGCGTATGCTGTTATGTAATAACATAAACtactttaatttaatattattaagtACTCGTACATACGGATCTTTAGGATGATTTATTCTATTTTCAACATTTGCATTTGCGACGACGAAATATTAAACAGAGCACCCACACAGATCCTGTGCCATTGAAGACAGCTTCAAGTTATCCTGTCCCCATGCAAAATGAGATAATAATTGGATCAACCGATCGATAAGGAAATTGGAAAGATAATGGAAATGAAATTAGTGTTTTGATGAAAGTGTCTTCTATCTCTTAGAGTAACGATTACAATGTTGTTTCAAACTAACCACCTGATTATACCAATCAAAAAGCAGAGCatttaaagttaaaacaaATCTATTTACATACAGAgaactatatatgtattacACACTTTTGAAGAATCTATTTTGAATAATGTCCCctgttgaaaataaataattattcttttaacatattttgctggttttattattttttaagggaGTTTTAGTAATTAAAACTTCGAAACCATATTCAGACGCAGCACTAAAGTTTGAATTGGGCGCCACAGTGTGCCCCTTTCATACGAACATGCAGCTTATCAGTACTTTTTagttcagtatattttagtccCCACTAGTAGTATTTTTTAGATCATGTTTGGCGCGCAAATTCAAACAACACTTTTTATAACAATgacataattaattttatttcaaaaaacaaaaattaattgttgCATGCATTGACATTATTACTTAATTAGCAGCCAGTTCCGCTTACGATTATATTCAGCCGGTAAATAATATACTCGCAGCggtaaaaaattatatagtcatcgaataacaattaaaaaataattttatacgATCGCTTATATAAAATAGAACATATTGTACAGTCGTTGATAATGTGTTTGCATTCGGGCATCCACTTAGGAGTATTATGAGAATAATTCGAGACATCGTTTTCGATATTGGATTCGCTAACTATAGACATGAATAGAATGTGCCGGACCAGGCAGCATTCCGTGTTCAGCAATTACATAAAACTATAGCGGTTATATTCGAGCTAGTAATACGTGATTTTTGTGTAGTTAACCCGCCAGGAGCATTTCCGCGGCCACCTCCAGACTCCAGTTGCTCTGCTGCAGGGCCTGTTCACACTGGGGGCGAGCTGCCACGCCCAATCGCGCCAGCTGGTCGATCTTGTAGTGCCTCGTGGCCAGACCCACATCTCCGCTGGCCGCTCGCAGGGCGTTGCGCACATCCTGCTCCACCGCCGTGCTGCCCAGTTCCTGCATCAGTTGCTGCAGCTTTTCCTGCTCGCGACCGAAATCCGAGGGCACCGGCGCGTAAAGCTGGTGGGCTCCCTccagttgctgctgttgctgcagaCGCATCTTCTCCATTCGTCTCTGGATTTGCTGGGCGGATAGCGGAGGAGGAGCCAGAGGAGCAGGTCGATGGGGCCTCAGGTAATCATCTGTGGTCACTTCGTCGTAGAGAGCAGCCCCGCTACCGTTCGGCACCTGGCCGTAGTAGGTGGATCCTGCCGTGCTAGCCGCCACTGCATCGTAGAGGGAGCCTGACGAGGCGTAGGTGTTGTTCTTGGGCGCCACTACCCGGTTGGAAATGGCCACAAACGAGTGATTGGCCTCCGGCTGCATCGAGACATGCTGGTTATTCTGGTAGATCTGCTCTTCCGGCTGCTCCCTGGGCGGCTGGGCATAGTACTCCGAGGATGTGGCCACCTGCTCGTACCATATTCGATTCACCACGCTCTGGGTAGAgccggctgctgctgccgcctcGACATTGTTTTGTTTGGGCGACACGGTTGAGGAGGGACTGGAATGATTCGAGGGAACTCCATTCTTCAGGGGCGTCAGATTCTGCTTGTAGACCATGTCCTTGCTGGAATACATCTGGGTGGAGTTGCGCTGGTACTCCTCCTGCGCCCGGGTCTGGCCATTGCTGTACATGTCCTTCTCTAGCTCGGCAATGAAGGACTTGTCCAGCAGCACGCTTTCGGAAGGAGCAGCAGAAGGTTCCACGGGCTGGACTGGCTGGTTACTCAAATTAAGCTGCATGGCTGCTGACTCGAGGGCAGGTATGTTCTCCTTGTTCGCGTTGGATCCCCCAAAGAGACTCTTTCGTACGGAAGGACTACTGTAAATGGGCGCTGCCTGGGCAGGAGGAGCTGTCTCCAGGGATTGGTAGTTCGAGTTGGAGTAAAGGGCTACTCCCGTGTCCACGTTGCTGGTATCGAAGGGATCCATTTCCCTGACCGGGGTAGATAGCTGTTGATTCAGGTCTCGCTTCTGGGCGAACTCCATCGTGTTGGAGTAAGTGGGAGGCATCTGGTAAGGTGGCGGCTGCATTCGGCCCGGGGAAGTGGGTGCCCTGTTGTTCATGTCCAGCTCGAAGTGGGGTTGCTCATTGAAGTATGTGGGTGAAGCACAACGTTCTCTGGGTCTTTCGTTTTCGTCGAAAGTGGGCACATCAATGGGAGCATCCAGAATGCAAAACGAGCTATCCGCCTGCAGTGAGGAGCTGTCTCCCGCTCCCGACATCATCCCACCGGACGGGGAAATGTCGATGAGTAATCCCTCCTGCTGGAACTGGGGAGGCGGTGGCCGTTGCGGACCCACAAGGGCACCCTTGTGCTTCACCGCGTTCCTccgctgaagaccggcagccGCCGCTTCGTTCACCAGCTTGTTGTAGGCGAACTGCTTGCTGGACGTGGACTTTCGCTCCTTGGCATGGTTTTGGGGGAAGGCCGGTCCACCCTTCGATTGCCTGGCATCTCCATTGGCCATGGCCGCTGCTCCGCCCCAACAGAATCCAAAGGGCGAAGAGGATGACGCATTGCCCATGCTGTTCCTCATGGCCGCATCATGGACGGCGCCCACTTTCCGCTGCTCCAGCAGACTCCTCGGAAAGATTCCGATATCGAAGGTACGCTGATTCTGACCCTTGATCAGTTTAAGTTCCTGCCGTCCATCAATGATGGCTACTGTGTCCCCAGGCTCGATCTGAAGGCCCTTGGATTCGTGATAGCCGCGAGAGGCGCGCATCACGGGAGGCGACATGCTGGCAAGGTATTCTCTGAAAGGAAAGGACATTGGTTTGAATATCAAGGATTTGGAGAGTCTGCGATGGACTCACTTGAGAGCAGCGAAGGTAGGACGTTCTTGTGGCGTCTTATCCCAGCACTGCAGCATCATGGCGTAGACATCCGGAGGACAGGCATCTGGCTGATGGAGTCGCTCGCCCTCGCGATCGATTTTTCGCAGGATCTGGGAGCCATTGAGACCCACCCAGGGATCCTCGCCAAAGCTGAACATCTCCCACAGCGTCACCCCAAACATCCAGGTGTCGGAGGCGTGCGAAAACTGACGAAATCGCAACGACTCCGGGGCACACCAGGGGAAGGGCACCTTCTTGTGCTCGGACATCACATAGCAGTCGTCCTCCTGAGGCAGGGCTCGCATTAGTCCAAAGTCTCCGATCTTGATCTTGTTCCCAGCAGCCAGCAGAACGTTCCGGCAGGCGAGGTCTCGGTGCAGAAATCGTTTCTGCTCCAGGTAGGCCATGCCCGTAACGATCTGAACCGACCAGTTCCAGATGATGGTCAGCGAGGTGTGGCGGCACTGCTTGCGGAGTGTGTCCAGCAGGGATCCGCGCTCCGCCAGCTCCGTGATCATCATCATGGGCTGGGACAGCACCACGCCGTACAGCCTCACGAGATTCGAGTGGTCCAGAGCGTGCATGGCCTGCACCTCGCGGAAGAAGTCATCGATGATGCCGGGCTGGGTGAGATTATCGGACTTTAGCACCTTGACAGCCACGGGGATCACTTTGCCAGCCGGGGAGGCACTCCACTCGCCGCGACGCACCACCCCGAAGGATCCGTCGCCCAACTTCAGGCCCAGTGTGATGTCCTTCTCGTGGATGAGGCAGGTCAGCTGGGTGCCGTTGCCCTGACTGGAGTCCTTGGCCGAGGACTGTTGC contains the following coding sequences:
- the Ack gene encoding activated Cdc42 kinase Ack isoform X1 — translated: MPPRLTSTFRFVFVFFQDMTSTVTGDGSPSSETAWLEDLLREVQLEQFLDRIRDDLQVTRLAHFDYVLPEDLERCGLGKPAIRRLMEAVRKKKAHQWRKNILSKLIGGGKQPSSKKQQSSAKDSSQGNGTQLTCLIHEKDITLGLKLGDGSFGVVRRGEWSASPAGKVIPVAVKVLKSDNLTQPGIIDDFFREVQAMHALDHSNLVRLYGVVLSQPMMMITELAERGSLLDTLRKQCRHTSLTIIWNWSVQIVTGMAYLEQKRFLHRDLACRNVLLAAGNKIKIGDFGLMRALPQEDDCYVMSEHKKVPFPWCAPESLRFRQFSHASDTWMFGVTLWEMFSFGEDPWVGLNGSQILRKIDREGERLHQPDACPPDVYAMMLQCWDKTPQERPTFAALKEYLASMSPPVMRASRGYHESKGLQIEPGDTVAIIDGRQELKLIKGQNQRTFDIGIFPRSLLEQRKVGAVHDAAMRNSMGNASSSSPFGFCWGGAAAMANGDARQSKGGPAFPQNHAKERKSTSSKQFAYNKLVNEAAAAGLQRRNAVKHKGALVGPQRPPPPQFQQEGLLIDISPSGGMMSGAGDSSSLQADSSFCILDAPIDVPTFDENERPRERCASPTYFNEQPHFELDMNNRAPTSPGRMQPPPYQMPPTYSNTMEFAQKRDLNQQLSTPVREMDPFDTSNVDTGVALYSNSNYQSLETAPPAQAAPIYSSPSVRKSLFGGSNANKENIPALESAAMQLNLSNQPVQPVEPSAAPSESVLLDKSFIAELEKDMYSNGQTRAQEEYQRNSTQMYSSKDMVYKQNLTPLKNGVPSNHSSPSSTVSPKQNNVEAAAAAGSTQSVVNRIWYEQVATSSEYYAQPPREQPEEQIYQNNQHVSMQPEANHSFVAISNRVVAPKNNTYASSGSLYDAVAASTAGSTYYGQVPNGSGAALYDEVTTDDYLRPHRPAPLAPPPLSAQQIQRRMEKMRLQQQQQLEGAHQLYAPVPSDFGREQEKLQQLMQELGSTAVEQDVRNALRAASGDVGLATRHYKIDQLARLGVAARPQCEQALQQSNWSLEVAAEMLLAG
- the Ack gene encoding activated Cdc42 kinase Ack isoform X2 encodes the protein MTSTVTGDGSPSSETAWLEDLLREVQLEQFLDRIRDDLQVTRLAHFDYVLPEDLERCGLGKPAIRRLMEAVRKKKAHQWRKNILSKLIGGGKQPSSKKQQSSAKDSSQGNGTQLTCLIHEKDITLGLKLGDGSFGVVRRGEWSASPAGKVIPVAVKVLKSDNLTQPGIIDDFFREVQAMHALDHSNLVRLYGVVLSQPMMMITELAERGSLLDTLRKQCRHTSLTIIWNWSVQIVTGMAYLEQKRFLHRDLACRNVLLAAGNKIKIGDFGLMRALPQEDDCYVMSEHKKVPFPWCAPESLRFRQFSHASDTWMFGVTLWEMFSFGEDPWVGLNGSQILRKIDREGERLHQPDACPPDVYAMMLQCWDKTPQERPTFAALKEYLASMSPPVMRASRGYHESKGLQIEPGDTVAIIDGRQELKLIKGQNQRTFDIGIFPRSLLEQRKVGAVHDAAMRNSMGNASSSSPFGFCWGGAAAMANGDARQSKGGPAFPQNHAKERKSTSSKQFAYNKLVNEAAAAGLQRRNAVKHKGALVGPQRPPPPQFQQEGLLIDISPSGGMMSGAGDSSSLQADSSFCILDAPIDVPTFDENERPRERCASPTYFNEQPHFELDMNNRAPTSPGRMQPPPYQMPPTYSNTMEFAQKRDLNQQLSTPVREMDPFDTSNVDTGVALYSNSNYQSLETAPPAQAAPIYSSPSVRKSLFGGSNANKENIPALESAAMQLNLSNQPVQPVEPSAAPSESVLLDKSFIAELEKDMYSNGQTRAQEEYQRNSTQMYSSKDMVYKQNLTPLKNGVPSNHSSPSSTVSPKQNNVEAAAAAGSTQSVVNRIWYEQVATSSEYYAQPPREQPEEQIYQNNQHVSMQPEANHSFVAISNRVVAPKNNTYASSGSLYDAVAASTAGSTYYGQVPNGSGAALYDEVTTDDYLRPHRPAPLAPPPLSAQQIQRRMEKMRLQQQQQLEGAHQLYAPVPSDFGREQEKLQQLMQELGSTAVEQDVRNALRAASGDVGLATRHYKIDQLARLGVAARPQCEQALQQSNWSLEVAAEMLLAG